One genomic window of Paenibacillus xylanilyticus includes the following:
- a CDS encoding sugar O-acetyltransferase, producing the protein MTEEERILNGILFSPSHPELKAIKLRSHNLSHQYSQMFEDQTEEREAILTQLLGRIGESSFIQGPVFFHYGVHTEIGHHFFANYNLTVQDDAKVTIGDHTSFGPNVTIVTPIHPFIASERRQMLNQNGDPKSLCYAKPVMIGNDVWLSANVTVCGGVTIGDRCVIGAGSVVTEDIPADSFAAGVPCKVIRKITEADSMRYKPEVMADCRVIE; encoded by the coding sequence ATGACTGAGGAAGAACGGATATTAAACGGGATTTTGTTCAGTCCCAGCCATCCGGAACTAAAGGCTATCAAACTTCGTTCGCACAACTTAAGCCATCAATACAGCCAGATGTTCGAAGATCAGACAGAGGAACGTGAAGCGATTCTGACACAGCTCCTTGGTCGCATAGGCGAATCCTCCTTCATTCAAGGGCCTGTATTCTTTCATTATGGTGTTCACACAGAGATCGGTCATCATTTCTTTGCCAACTACAATCTGACGGTTCAGGACGATGCGAAGGTTACCATTGGAGACCATACCAGTTTTGGTCCTAATGTAACGATTGTTACTCCCATTCACCCGTTTATCGCTTCTGAACGGCGGCAAATGCTGAATCAGAACGGTGATCCGAAGTCTTTGTGTTACGCCAAACCCGTAATGATCGGAAACGATGTATGGCTATCTGCTAATGTAACGGTATGCGGAGGAGTTACCATCGGAGACCGTTGTGTTATTGGTGCAGGAAGTGTAGTGACGGAGGACATTCCAGCAGACTCCTTCGCAGCAGGTGTCCCCTGTAAAGTCATTCGCAAAATTACAGAGGCAGACAGCATGCGTTATAAACCGGAAGTTATGGCGGATTGCCGTGTCATCGAATAG
- a CDS encoding MFS transporter — MATWFLIVIYLAFISLGLPDSLLGSAWPVIWPEIGSSVGSAGLISMIIAAGTIVSSLASGKMIQKMGTGNITLFSCLLTAISLIGFSMAPSMIWFMILAVPLGLGAGAVDAALNHYVAANYQAHHMNWLHCFWGVGATMGPIIMAGYIADQNFWRGGYAAVGVIQLVLVIVLLITLPLWKRVAALRETTPIIMTDNETKLEIRIPGNVLKLRGVKPSLLAFLLYCGVETTVGLWGASYLVGTKSISAEMAAGWISLYYGGITFGRFITGFISLRVQNRLLIRYGQWTTILGGLLLLLPLPSSFSVAGFIFIGLGLAPIYPGLLHETPARFGRENSVKLMGYQMAVAYSGTTLLPPLFGFLAAKTSTNSFPVVVLVLLILMLFSAETVNRILLKSQNAGR; from the coding sequence ATGGCAACCTGGTTTCTCATCGTAATCTATCTGGCTTTTATAAGCCTGGGACTTCCGGATTCCCTGCTTGGATCTGCGTGGCCGGTCATATGGCCGGAAATAGGTTCCTCCGTAGGCTCAGCAGGCCTCATTTCCATGATTATTGCAGCGGGCACCATCGTCTCCAGTCTGGCAAGTGGGAAAATGATTCAGAAAATGGGCACAGGTAATATTACATTGTTCAGCTGTTTGCTAACCGCAATTTCATTGATTGGATTTTCCATGGCACCGTCCATGATATGGTTTATGATCTTGGCCGTTCCGCTTGGCCTGGGCGCAGGAGCCGTGGATGCAGCGTTGAATCATTACGTCGCTGCAAATTACCAAGCGCATCATATGAACTGGCTGCATTGCTTCTGGGGCGTTGGCGCTACCATGGGCCCAATCATCATGGCTGGTTATATAGCGGATCAGAACTTTTGGAGAGGTGGTTATGCTGCAGTTGGTGTCATCCAGCTTGTACTGGTTATCGTACTTCTTATCACGCTGCCGTTATGGAAAAGAGTGGCTGCACTGCGTGAGACGACACCCATAATTATGACCGATAACGAGACAAAATTGGAAATACGCATCCCGGGGAACGTCTTGAAATTAAGAGGCGTTAAACCCTCATTGCTCGCTTTTCTGTTATATTGCGGGGTTGAAACCACGGTCGGATTATGGGGAGCAAGCTACTTGGTTGGAACGAAAAGCATCTCAGCAGAGATGGCAGCGGGCTGGATTTCCCTTTATTACGGAGGTATTACGTTTGGCAGGTTCATAACAGGTTTTATCTCGTTAAGAGTCCAAAACCGATTATTGATTCGCTATGGACAATGGACAACGATCCTCGGAGGACTCCTTTTACTGCTTCCGCTTCCTTCATCGTTTTCGGTAGCAGGCTTTATTTTCATCGGGCTTGGTCTGGCGCCAATCTATCCTGGACTTTTGCATGAAACGCCGGCTCGCTTCGGGAGAGAAAACTCCGTCAAGTTAATGGGATACCAGATGGCTGTCGCTTATAGCGGTACGACGCTGCTTCCTCCGCTCTTTGGATTTCTTGCAGCGAAGACCAGTACAAATTCCTTTCCGGTTGTCGTGCTTGTTCTTCTTATATTGATGTTATTTAGCGCGGAAACCGTGAATCGCATACTTCTAAAATCTCAGAATGCGGGGAGGTGA
- a CDS encoding sigma-70 family RNA polymerase sigma factor produces the protein MNEWIEGAIRGEPEAYEQLMKQFRGMALAVAYNKLEDAFWAEDIVQEAFTEAFANLSKLETAEAFPGWFKVIVERQCYRWLRRKQHSTSPEQELEYSIHSSEEGDNPEQLVLQKERYRILRDSISSLPLSMQHVVDMFYFQGYSLKEISDFLSVSVPALKKRLFDARAKLRRTLPVADVITVFNELYEGGKGMLHITNGDHAADRLRQSGIEGEVMVWRELYTFGPVVQDMGNEVERSKRAAYLEQQLGIPQTEYLQIAELERKLHAFQQYKEIVLWFEYDLYDQAMLSYLLHYFNGQSLGDTKLNLLCIDAYPEIENFRGLGQLTPGQIGRLSGTWHVMGTEELQAGSQFWQAYTSSDIQDHMDYLKQNSTVLPFAHAAFEAHLTRLPSQSNGLGAIEQATLEAVSQGVDQPYPLFKHVSERLHVLGMGDLEYWAHLRRMTKEPYALLQISGADTFPDFTQHDEYFRNAVLSMTELGIQVLAEEADYAELRKDEMWIGGLWNAQGEEPQWRWDAASRFPVKIST, from the coding sequence TTGAACGAGTGGATTGAGGGAGCCATCCGTGGCGAGCCTGAGGCTTATGAGCAGTTAATGAAACAGTTCCGCGGAATGGCGCTTGCTGTAGCTTATAACAAGCTGGAGGATGCTTTCTGGGCTGAAGATATAGTACAGGAGGCGTTCACAGAAGCATTTGCTAATCTGTCGAAGCTGGAGACGGCCGAAGCCTTTCCAGGATGGTTTAAAGTCATTGTTGAACGACAGTGCTACCGTTGGTTAAGGCGCAAGCAGCACAGCACTTCCCCTGAACAGGAGTTAGAGTACAGCATCCATTCGAGCGAAGAGGGAGATAACCCTGAACAGCTTGTTTTGCAAAAGGAACGGTATCGGATTCTTCGCGATTCCATATCCAGTCTGCCGCTATCCATGCAGCATGTAGTGGACATGTTCTATTTTCAGGGATATTCGCTTAAGGAAATTTCCGATTTCCTTAGTGTATCTGTTCCGGCCTTGAAGAAAAGGCTGTTCGATGCCAGGGCGAAGCTGAGGCGTACATTACCTGTGGCGGACGTTATAACCGTATTTAATGAACTTTATGAAGGGGGCAAAGGCATGCTGCATATTACCAATGGAGATCATGCTGCAGATCGTTTGCGGCAAAGCGGGATCGAAGGAGAGGTTATGGTCTGGCGGGAACTTTACACCTTTGGTCCTGTCGTCCAAGATATGGGGAACGAGGTGGAGAGGAGCAAGCGTGCTGCCTATCTGGAACAGCAATTAGGTATTCCCCAGACGGAATATCTGCAAATTGCGGAGCTGGAGCGGAAGCTGCATGCGTTTCAACAGTACAAGGAGATTGTACTCTGGTTTGAATACGATCTCTATGATCAGGCGATGTTATCTTATTTGCTGCATTATTTTAATGGTCAATCGCTTGGGGATACCAAGCTGAATCTGTTATGTATTGATGCTTATCCGGAAATAGAGAACTTTCGGGGACTGGGCCAGCTTACACCCGGACAGATCGGACGTTTGTCTGGTACGTGGCATGTCATGGGGACGGAGGAGCTTCAGGCGGGAAGTCAGTTCTGGCAAGCATACACCTCTTCCGATATTCAGGATCACATGGATTATTTAAAACAAAACAGTACGGTTCTCCCATTTGCGCATGCTGCATTTGAGGCTCACTTGACCCGCCTGCCTTCACAGTCCAATGGTCTGGGTGCAATTGAACAAGCGACCCTGGAAGCTGTGAGTCAAGGTGTGGATCAGCCATATCCACTATTTAAGCATGTGAGTGAGCGGCTGCATGTGTTAGGAATGGGAGACTTGGAATATTGGGCACATCTGAGAAGAATGACCAAGGAGCCCTATGCTCTACTACAGATTAGCGGAGCGGACACGTTCCCTGATTTCACCCAGCACGATGAATATTTCCGTAATGCAGTCTTGTCTATGACTGAGCTTGGTATCCAGGTACTGGCTGAAGAAGCAGACTATGCAGAATTAAGAAAAGACGAAATGTGGATTGGCGGTTTGTGGAACGCACAAGGCGAAGAACCACAGTGGCGCTGGGATGCGGCATCCCGTTTCCCTGTCAAAATAAGCACATAA
- a CDS encoding hemolysin family protein, which yields MSDPLPSILNLFLIALLVLMNGFFVSAEFAMVKVRGSRIEALVEAGNKRAIYASNIVRNLDAYLSACQLGITLASLGLGWLGEPAIAHLLEPMFTAFGLGPVYVHGISIVIAFVIITILHIVLGELAPKTMAIRKSETVTLWSAVLLTFFYKLMYPFIWALNGMANSLLRLFRMAPASEHDSAHSEDEIRILMKESNKSGLIDNTELALVDNIFDFTATTAREIMIPRTEMICLNANQSMLENLEIASESMRTRYPVYNGDKDHIIGFIHIKDLMRSQLTDTISVIRPILAVPESTPISDLLKRMQRSKTQIAILIDEYGGTSGMVTLEDIMEEIVGEIQDEFDQERPAIEKVDEMEYSIDGMMLIEEVSERFELDMDRSDYDTIGGWLYSRVETIPPEVGQSVEYGGYVFVIQETEHKRISRVNVIKLEMLVEEEGA from the coding sequence TTGAGTGACCCCTTACCGAGTATATTAAATTTATTTTTAATTGCTTTGCTTGTTTTGATGAACGGTTTTTTTGTCTCGGCAGAATTCGCGATGGTAAAAGTTCGCGGCAGCCGAATTGAGGCTTTGGTGGAAGCAGGCAACAAAAGAGCCATCTATGCTTCTAATATTGTACGTAACCTGGATGCCTATCTGTCTGCGTGCCAATTGGGCATAACGCTGGCTTCACTTGGACTCGGCTGGCTCGGAGAGCCTGCCATTGCACACTTGCTTGAGCCCATGTTTACCGCGTTTGGACTCGGCCCGGTATATGTACACGGAATTTCGATTGTAATTGCATTTGTTATTATTACGATTTTGCATATTGTACTCGGGGAACTTGCTCCCAAGACGATGGCAATCCGCAAATCGGAGACGGTCACGTTATGGTCTGCGGTACTGCTTACGTTCTTTTACAAATTGATGTATCCCTTTATCTGGGCTTTGAATGGTATGGCGAACAGCCTGCTGAGATTGTTTCGAATGGCACCTGCTTCGGAGCATGACTCGGCACATAGTGAAGATGAAATACGCATTCTGATGAAAGAAAGCAATAAGAGCGGTTTAATTGACAATACTGAATTGGCGCTTGTTGATAATATATTTGATTTTACGGCAACAACTGCCCGTGAAATTATGATTCCGCGGACGGAAATGATCTGTCTGAACGCCAATCAGTCCATGCTGGAAAATCTGGAAATTGCCAGTGAAAGCATGCGAACTCGCTATCCCGTCTATAACGGTGACAAGGACCACATTATCGGCTTTATTCACATCAAAGACCTGATGCGGTCCCAGCTCACAGATACCATTTCTGTAATCCGACCAATTCTCGCCGTTCCCGAATCGACGCCAATCAGTGATCTGCTGAAGCGTATGCAGCGCAGCAAGACACAGATTGCCATTCTGATTGATGAGTACGGTGGAACTTCCGGAATGGTAACGCTCGAAGATATTATGGAAGAGATTGTAGGCGAGATTCAGGATGAGTTCGATCAGGAGCGTCCTGCCATTGAGAAAGTGGATGAGATGGAATACTCCATTGATGGCATGATGCTGATTGAAGAAGTGAGTGAGCGATTCGAACTGGATATGGATCGGAGCGACTATGACACGATTGGTGGCTGGCTGTACTCCAGAGTGGAGACAATTCCGCCTGAAGTCGGTCAATCCGTTGAATATGGAGGATATGTATTCGTCATTCAGGAGACGGAGCATAAGCGGATTTCACGGGTAAATGTAATTAAGCTTGAAATGTTGGTTGAGGAAGAAGGGGCTTAA
- a CDS encoding Cof-type HAD-IIB family hydrolase, with amino-acid sequence MIKLVVTDLDGTFLNDKGLFDIELFNKVHTEMQKQGMTFVACTGKQCERVEKLFGEHGKGIWVLGDSAARIKKDGEVVKEFSIQRELALQSIESIQRFAPDMTLIVCASDAAYVHSSIPEELYNVVKSSYEQVKKIDSFHEIDSRFIKITVYDTRERSGALRKHVEKTLGGQIYIVDSEPKWLDITALHTHKGETVKKLQELLGVTYEETMSFGDGENDVELMGIAKYSFAVSNACENTKKAARYITKSNEENGVLLTIQDCMDLQINVN; translated from the coding sequence ATGATTAAACTTGTTGTAACTGACCTAGATGGAACGTTTCTAAACGACAAGGGATTATTCGATATTGAACTATTCAACAAAGTGCATACAGAAATGCAGAAGCAGGGAATGACCTTTGTGGCATGCACAGGAAAACAGTGTGAACGGGTAGAGAAATTGTTTGGAGAGCATGGCAAGGGAATATGGGTCCTTGGAGATAGTGCAGCCAGAATTAAGAAAGATGGGGAAGTCGTAAAAGAATTCAGCATTCAACGAGAACTTGCTTTACAAAGCATTGAATCCATACAACGTTTTGCTCCAGACATGACCCTCATAGTATGTGCAAGCGATGCAGCATATGTTCATTCTTCCATCCCAGAAGAGTTGTACAACGTGGTCAAAAGCTCTTATGAACAGGTCAAGAAGATTGACTCTTTCCACGAGATCGACAGCCGCTTTATTAAAATAACTGTATACGACACCAGAGAACGGAGTGGTGCTTTAAGGAAACATGTAGAAAAGACACTTGGCGGTCAAATCTATATTGTGGATTCAGAACCCAAGTGGCTTGATATTACAGCACTGCATACGCATAAAGGAGAGACGGTTAAAAAATTGCAGGAGCTGCTCGGCGTAACTTATGAAGAAACGATGTCCTTTGGGGACGGAGAAAATGATGTAGAGCTGATGGGTATTGCCAAATACAGCTTTGCGGTCAGCAATGCTTGTGAGAATACCAAAAAAGCAGCGCGTTATATTACAAAATCCAACGAAGAAAACGGTGTTCTCCTGACTATACAAGATTGTATGGACCTTCAAATAAACGTGAATTGA